The sequence below is a genomic window from Sphingobacterium sp. ML3W.
AACCAGCCTGCTACAAAATTGTTCCAATATTTGTCAATTCTTTTCTGATCGTCCACCAATTCTGCTTTTGCAAAAAGAGATAGGTATTTCATAGAAGATGGGTCGGAGAAATAAAGTTGTACTTGTTCATTGATTTTGATGTTTTTATATTTTTCGCTTTCTTTTGAAGCTAAAAACCAAATACTAGCATTATCGTCAACTTCTTGCACGCTCATAGGGGTTGATTCGAATGGGGGTTGTGCTAAATCTGTGCAGAAGAAGCAAAAATTGATTCCCTCAGCTAATTCTTTAATTTTTTTTATGGCTTCGCTTCTGTTGTTTATATTCTCTTGACTCATAAGGAATGTATATATATTGAAATATGTTTTTTAAAATTTGTTATCTATTGGTGAGTTTTTATTAATTGGATTCTTGAACTGAAACATTGAATATTAAAAGTAAAACACATGAAAGGTCGTTAGGTTTTTTTGAAGTAAAAAAAACATCAATTTACCTATTTATTTCCTTGATTGCTCAATAACAGTAAATTGTGTTAGTCAGAAGTTGGCTAATAGATGATGCGCAATGGCTCTTTAGAAAAATGACCGATTTGATTTAAAGAGGGTTGGGAAGACATTTTATAATAGCAGTTTTGCAGCAAACTTTGTTTAGTTATAACTGTTATAATAGTCTATTGTCATTAATTCCTTCTAACATGATTATAAAATGGAAAATAAACGGAATATACTAATGATACTAACCTCCCATGATCGAATGGATGGGACTGATAGTAAAACAGGGGTTTGGTTAGGTGAAATGACAGACCCCTATTATAAATTTGAAGAGGCAGGATACCATATTCTCTTTGCTAGTCCACGTGGAGGTGAACCACCAATTGATCCTATGAGTAAGTTGACAGAACATTTGACGGGTTCAAATCGAAAGTTTTTGGATGACGAAAATGCACAACAGCGATTTAAAAATTCAGTTGAACTGGAAAGTATCCAATCCTCGGCTTTCGATGGTGTTTTTATTCCAGGTGGACATGGTCCTTTATGGGATTTAGCACGTCATCCTGAAGTAGCTCGCTTGCTGGCCGATTTTATAAAAGAAGATAAACCAATTGGGGCAGTGTGCCATGGACCTGCGGCATTGGTATCTCTCGCTCAAATACAACCTGATTTTTTAGTTGGTAAGAAAGTCACAGCTTTTACCAATATGGAGGAAAAACTGGCGCTACGAAGTGATAATATCCCTTTTAAACTAGAGTCGAGACTGAAAGAGCTGGGGGCAGATTTCAGCGCTGCTGCCTTACCTTTTGTATCACATGTTGTTAGGGATGGGAATCTGGTCACCGGTCAAAACCCGTTATCTGCGGGTCCGACAGCTACAAAACTAATCGAAGTACTCCATGAGATAAACCCGAAAGATATTTAAAAGTTGAAAATAAAGAATAATATATGGAAAATAAAAAGGATGGATTTTTAAAGAAACAGTTCGGTATTTTCAAAGCTACAGTGTCAGGCTTTATGAATGAAGATTGTATGAAATATAGTGCTTCTCTCGCTTATTATACTATTTTTTCAATAGGGCCAATTTTGGTCCTCATGATTTCACTAGCTGGTATTTTCTTTGGGGAAGATGCTATACAAGGCAAAGTGTTTTCGGAAATTAGGGGACTGGTGGGACCAAGTGCTGCTAGACAGATTCAAGAAGTGATTATGAACCTGAAACTGTCGGGGAAATCAAATCTTGCTTTGGTTATTAGTATTGTTACGCTATTGGTCGGGGCAACATCTGTATTTGGTGACATACAAAATTCTATAAACCGGATATGGCATGTGAGAGCTAAGCCTAAAAGGGGATGGGTGAAACTGATAACTGATCGTTTACTATCTTCATCATTAGTCATCGGTCTTGGCTTCTTATTGATGGTTACGTTGGTCGTAAATGGTGTTATATTGGCTTTTACCGAACGTCTGCAAATCTACTTTCCTGATATAACAGTTTTCTTTATGGACGCGGTCAATTTCGCCTTAAGTTTTGTGATTATCTTTATTCTGTTTGGTATCATATTCAGAACTTTGCCGGATGTAAAAATAGCGTGGAAAACAGTCCGTTCGGGTGCTTTTTTTACGGCTATATTTTTTGTGATCGGTCGTTTTGCAATAGGGCTATATTTACAATCTTCGGGTACAGAGTCCACTTACGGTGCTGCTGGTGCATTGGTGCTGATACTTTTATGGGTGTACTATACTGCGGCCATTCTTTATTTTGGCGCAGTATACACGCGAGAATATGCGATAGCAAATGGTATACCAATTAAACCGGCAGATTATGCAGTATATGTGGAAGAAAAGGAACAAGAAAAGGTGGTGAAAGAAATACCAACAGATTAGCAGTACGAAGGTGAAATTCAAAAGTTGCTCGATTGATGTGGGGATTTATTTTTAAAAATCGATTATAAGATAGTTGGTAATATAAAGGTCCAGATGTATTGATTTGTCATCTGGACCTTCCTGTTATAGGAGTTCTTAAAAGCGATTGATAGAGACTGCACCAGTTTGATGGGGCATCTGGTCTTTTTGTAGAACCATAATAGACCCCGATTTTTCTACGACCATGGCTGCTAAGTCGTCCAATAGGTCGTCAAAGAGCTCTTCCGCGTCTACTGTAGGAAATTGAATACGTCTTTCTGCTGCGATGATCTTACCCAAGATCATGCGATCCTCTTCAATCAACAAAGTTTCTATCTTTCCATCTAGGGCATCTTTCACCACTTCGCTGAGTTCCCAAT
It includes:
- a CDS encoding pyridoxamine 5'-phosphate oxidase family protein; its protein translation is MSQENINNRSEAIKKIKELAEGINFCFFCTDLAQPPFESTPMSVQEVDDNASIWFLASKESEKYKNIKINEQVQLYFSDPSSMKYLSLFAKAELVDDQKRIDKYWNNFVAGWFEKGRADPNIVLFKIIPQQAHYWDTKHHKLVSYAVTLLNAMGSNLSDQDREGNIQI
- a CDS encoding type 1 glutamine amidotransferase domain-containing protein is translated as MENKRNILMILTSHDRMDGTDSKTGVWLGEMTDPYYKFEEAGYHILFASPRGGEPPIDPMSKLTEHLTGSNRKFLDDENAQQRFKNSVELESIQSSAFDGVFIPGGHGPLWDLARHPEVARLLADFIKEDKPIGAVCHGPAALVSLAQIQPDFLVGKKVTAFTNMEEKLALRSDNIPFKLESRLKELGADFSAAALPFVSHVVRDGNLVTGQNPLSAGPTATKLIEVLHEINPKDI
- a CDS encoding YihY/virulence factor BrkB family protein, which gives rise to MENKKDGFLKKQFGIFKATVSGFMNEDCMKYSASLAYYTIFSIGPILVLMISLAGIFFGEDAIQGKVFSEIRGLVGPSAARQIQEVIMNLKLSGKSNLALVISIVTLLVGATSVFGDIQNSINRIWHVRAKPKRGWVKLITDRLLSSSLVIGLGFLLMVTLVVNGVILAFTERLQIYFPDITVFFMDAVNFALSFVIIFILFGIIFRTLPDVKIAWKTVRSGAFFTAIFFVIGRFAIGLYLQSSGTESTYGAAGALVLILLWVYYTAAILYFGAVYTREYAIANGIPIKPADYAVYVEEKEQEKVVKEIPTD